A segment of the Carya illinoinensis cultivar Pawnee chromosome 1, C.illinoinensisPawnee_v1, whole genome shotgun sequence genome:
AACTACCTAGCTTTCTTTCCACAGTTAGGTACCATTTGGATaatgaattgaaattaaaagtgaaagctgaataaaatattattaaaataatattttttaatattattattcttttaaaaattgaaaattttgaattatttcttatattttatgtaaaaatttgaaaaaattgtaatataagATGAGACGAAACACTTTCACTAATAGGGGCctaagagcattagcattggtttattcatttttatcttgatttttaaatttgaataatatgcCTTTAAATTCATCTACATTGACTTATACATCTCTAAATTTTTGCAAAGCTATGAATGGTGATtctttaagtttgaaaaatcacttttcactcttcaaacatttattttaatgtttttttctctcatatccattaaaatcaattttgtgaaatttgtattaagatgattttgatatataaaatttctattaagttgatgatacaaagtgttttttagtacatattaatatttattgataaattgatcattttgatatatgaaattagtaatatttagatatatgaaaTTGGTATTTTTGAACACGTGATGTTAATTgtaaaatctataaaaaataacaattttaaggaaaaataataataataattttttattatttagtttaaagatacataatccaatgtgtgagtttttcttgatatgcaaaattaatttttaaaatatataattttaaatatgcataCAGAAAAACCAATGTTAGTGTTTTTATAGCTTAAGTGGAATGAGTAATACAAATCAAATGGAAACAGGTGGTGTATGCATTGTGCTTGGATGTATCCACGTTTTATGATAGAAgttgttttattaaaataaagttaaatataaaattagttgCCATGGTTGGtcttaaaatcaaattcatgtgatttttgtttgtctttttaCTCCTTATGATTCTAAGATCGATCGAATTCATACATTTGTCAGACATTTGTTAATAAACTATTACATACACTTAACATATATAACATGCCACACGCAATAAAACTTAtaacttgaaaaaatataaatataaacgatttaaaaatattaaataaaaagacaGGAAACCCGAGTGGGAGGTGATCGGGTAGATAACATTTTTTTAGTTGAAACTAATTTATAAAAGAAGTATCTGGATTTTTTATTAACCGAAATTGATTTTAGTTGACACACTTTTCAAACACATCCAACATTAAAAGAccatgaaaattatttaaaaaattcttttttaaaagcaaAACAATCAAAGCCTAACATTGAAATGCAGTTCAACTCGACAGATCGCAGAAGCACGAAGGTTTGATGAATTGTTGGCTTAATGAATAATGAGTATGCTTTGGTTAATGTAATCTCTGAAGTTCCAAAATTTTTGGGATGCTAGATggtatgagaaataatatttgcaaatgtcgtgtaatttttttctttaaataaataaataaatactcggtttatataaaaaaaattaatctttaataatagagtataccgtttttttaaaataattatactgtATGCTTGTACACTTCCCATACTTTACGATGATATCAAGCATATTTTACAGCAATAGCATCACATGTGCTTAAATCCCGTTTTACTTCAATTGCGGGAGAAAATTAGTAAGGACGAACGTTTTATTTGGAGAGAACAAGATATTGGCGGTGACAGAAATCTGGGGAATCGCAACTCTTGCTGATAAGGTCCTTATCAAATTGTGACCACACGTAGTGCTGGAATCCGACAAGAAATGTAACTCTTGTTGCCGTACACACACTTTTTCTTCCGTGTTTCTTTTCCCTTCTACACTGTTGATTATTGGAAGAGCATGTGGGTACCTCCATCCAAAGTTCCTCATCCACATTTCTGAGAAAATTCTGGAAATTCTTGGGACGTTAATCTTACCCTCATTGGAGATACTTCTTATCACTACTCAATGTTAGTTatttactattaatattttcaGAAACCAAGTATGGTATAAATCATcgcaaaaagaagaagaagaagcagaagaaagaaagaaagaaagcatcAGAATTCAGACATAATTGTAATCCAGTGTCTCCACAATCTCCACATTATAGTTGCAAGAGATTACCTCTCGAGTCTCGTGCTTTCGTTTTTAGGACTGTCATGTCACATGTGATGATGATAAAGAACGTAAAGAAACTCGATGACAAGATCATGATTCATGATTTCTCAGACACATGAGGGACGCATTTAagtttaaataagaaaaagaaaaaggttgaCGTAGCCTGCTAGATGTTGTGCGGTTGGCTTTGACAGCTACTTGAAACCAGAAATTTAGCACAAGTCCTTTTGGTGTTTTCTGAATCGTCACTCTTACCGATTGTGAATGAATAGGTATGCAGCTCTGTTCAAAACAAACTCGCTTTTACACCCTTTTATTCTCATGCAAACCACTCCATGAGAGCATTACCAGAGAAGTCAAAATAAACGAGTGGCACGCCTTTGTACGTTGTTTGGGTGTGATTACTGAAGCTGCTGGTCTGCTTTCTCCATCAAATTAGCCAAACGATTTTGCCAATCTGAAACCTTCTCGTCTCCATTGATCACCTATTGCCACAAGAATAAGAGAACAGTACTTGAAAACTCTGTTAAAGAGAAATGACCAAGAAAATGACATGcttaaaataaactaatatggGGTTGTTTATAAATGGGTCAATGTCGTATTCTGCAGTTTATATCTTGTTTTATATGCCACTTggtggtggttttttttttctttttattccatGGCAATGACtcgattttttttgtttcattgtaCTTCTAAAGTTAGCGTGTGTTGGGCAGGAACCTAGGACAAACCGTCGGTTCACCTCATGCAACATGGTAGACGGGATTAGTTCAACTAGTTCATATGTCAAAAGAAAATCGCCAACAAATCAGCTTCACTGAATGGAGTTGGATGTGTAAATGTTTACCAACCTCAAACATGAATCCTCTCTGTGGGACTGCCTCAACAGCTTCCACACAAATAAAGGCAGCATCCTCCTTGCTAAGATTCCCCCGTGCAGCACTACCCTGTCATGAAGAGTAGTGAATGAAGTTCGGTACTAAAGAAATCAAGCAGACCTTACTACTGTTATCTTTGTAGGGTAATTTTGTTTCTATCTTCTCAATGCTTGTCAATTCTGTAAAATTCTCAGTTGGAATTAAAACTTCGAGGGCCCATGAGATAATATTGATCAAACAGGTTTGATAAGATGAATCATCCTTTAAGAATTTGTTTCCATGCATCAAAATGACACTATATTCAAACCAGAAAAAGAAGAGCACGCTGTACAATTCGTTATATTTGCATCTAATATGAGAATGTTTTGCCCGCCCGCTTGCTTATGGACAAGAGCTAAAATACTTTTGGACATTGATACTAAATTACTTTGACACGTACAATCAGTTTTTTGTTTAGAAACTAGACGCTCTTATGATTCTTAACATTCATCATTTGAGCACAAAAAGTAAATATAATGACGTCCAAAAACAAGAAACAGCATGGTAAGAAGTACTAAGTTTGCATGAGACTGGAAAATGTGCAGCCCCGTCCTGCATACAATATGCAAGCTTTCCTCCAGAATCagtcatattatttattttccaatcAATTGGTCAGTTTAAGTACTCTGAAGCTGAGTACCAGAGGTTTGATTCTATCTTGTAACTTGAGAAAGGAGAGGAGTAATAATACCTCTTCAAAGCTAAAACCTTGCTGTCCACCTGGAGTGCTTTGTAAGGACCCGGCCCTAATGATGGTGTAAGGGATTCCTGAGGTCCTCAGCATCGATTCATCTTGCTCAGCCAATTTCCGTGCATTGCTTTTCATGAGAGCTTGAACGCCACCAGCACCTCTATAAGCAGACAACTGCAACCTTGTAAAACCACGATAATAAACAAGCATTTACTTGAATGGTTACCTTTTCGTATTTACACAAGCACCCCTGAGACACAGAGAGATACCTGAGATAAGAGAATTACATGTTGAACCCCTTTCAAGCCCCCAACATTTGATAAGAAACCTTCCTGAAAAACATCGAAAAATAATACTTGGGAAGATGTAGATAGGCAAGATGACCTTAGATAACTAGGAATGCCccaaaacaaattaatttaGAAGCAAATAGCTATGCACAATCAAACTGTTGAAGTTACAATCGAGATATGCATACATTCGGGCATATTATTGTGCGAACTCCTCTTAGAGCTCTCTTTAGAAATGGTCTGTCACTTGCATCTCCAGACATTGACTGCACACAACACCAAAAACGAGAACCGGTATTCTTCATacgaaaaacaaaagaaagattaAGAAATGTGACTGCCAAATTGCCAAAAAAGAATCCACCCACCTCAACATAAGTTCCAAAGGCTTCAAGGGCAGCCCGCTTATCCTTCACTAGTGCTTTAACCCGAGTTCTTTTGACAATCAAGGACAATATTACCATCTATAGAAGCTAGATAGCACAAGGTTCAGAATTCATTTACTGTAAGCCAATTAAGAGCTCTGTACACTACCAAGCAAGAAACTACTCCTATGATGGCATTTCCTAAAAACGAAAATCAAAATGCGGATAAGATGGCATTTTTCAAGTGGTATTTTGAACCTCCTAAGTTCATCCAAATAGATAACGTTATTTATGCCACTCACAGCAAAACACACCTGGCCTATTTCGCTATCTCCATCAGTAACCAAAACCGCATCTCtaacttcttcctcttcttctgtctttcaaataaataattgagttttctttcaaatcacagagacaaaaactaaaaaaatattatttatagactACCTAATTGATCATCTTCTTCAACAATGGATGCATCTTTTGGGAGAATCTCGGGTGCTCCATACCATTTCCTTAACTTGGGACCCCCTATACAAACACACAGGCAGGCATCACAAAGGGGAGTGTTAACCATGttttttgatttgtaagataGATAGGAGCTCATAGAAAGAGTACCTTCGATGTAATCAAGAATTTGATCCATAAAACCGAGTTTCTTCTTGGCCGAGCAACGACCGAGTGCACGCTTTTCGATGTCGAATTTGAAAGAAGAACACGAGCTTTGATAATGGTGAAATAGAGACCTGgttttgagaaagagagaggaaggaATAATGACGGTAGTAGTACTCGTGCCCGCCATTGATAGACCCTTTCGTTGATCTCGTCCAACCATCTCCTTCCCGCAATAACCAGAATAACTAGAAGATAACTTTTAGCTCATTTCCTTTTTCGCACTAAAAAGACTAGATATTTACATAGGATGCCATTTACGAAAATTCGCACTTTTAATAACTTTTAATCAAAACCGTTAAAAAATTAACCCTCGGCTATTGACCGTAGGATCATGCTCTCCTTGATTACTTAttactctcttcctctctcactctcatcCTAGGGTGTTTCAGACCGAAGAAAACCACAAAGTAAAGAGAAGTCGCGGCAGTTCAGTACTGTTTTCGACCCGATTCACTTGAAAACAAAATGGCGACTCAAATCAGCAAAAAGCGAAAGGTAGCTCCGTTATTTTTCTTTCCCCGCTACTTCTCGGCAACCGTACagactattatttattttgacgTTTTCTCGGGATTGAATTATCTTGTTATTTTTGGTTTTCCATAGTTTGTCGCTGACGGAGTGTTCTATGCGGAGTTGAATGTGAGGTCTTGACGAGAGAGCTTGCGGAGGATGGGTACTCCGGCGTCGAAGTTAGGGTTACACCGATGCGAACCGAGATTATTATTAGGGCCACTCGGACTCAGAACGTTCTTGGTAATGCAATGTTTTTACTCTGTATATGTTGTGGCTTCCGAGAAGGTGTCGGAAAACAAGCGCAACTTCTTTTTTGAAGTTTGGTTATATTATACTTGAGGTTATAAGACAGAAGGGCATCGTTAGATTGTCATGGTTCTGTACGGCCTAGAAAAGGTACtacttttttctttggtttagTTAAAGATTCTGGGAATGTTGAAGGAGTGTGATTGATTGAGCTTCATGTTTGGCCAAAATTTTTCCCGCAACTCTTTTGAGGGGCTGAATTTGTTATCAGAAAAAACTGTAGATCCATATCCCACTCTGTTTGGTCGATAAGTAATTGTGCTGATAGCACTTATCAGAAAAATTGTCTTGATAGCGAAGTAATCAAAAGTTTGTGTAACAAACCaataaattttatgtgattGATGTAGCTGATCTGTTTTACTTGGTGATAAGCTACAGTTTTAGAAATGTAAAAATGTGTGCGTCGATAAGCTGCATGTGGGTGCTGAAAATAGTTGAAAGGAAAAGATTCTACTTCGTGTAGTTTATTACACAGGGTTGATCTCAATTTAGAGGTTAAGCTGATTATGCTTTTAATTGGTGGTTTAGGTGAGAAGGGATGAAGAATTAGGGAACTCACATCTATTGCTCAGAAGCGTTTCAAGTTTCCCGAGAACAGTGTTGAGCTTTATGCTGAGAAAGTGAACAACAGAGGGCTCTGTGCCATTGCTCAGGCAGAGTCTCTGCGTTACAAGCTTCTTGGAGGGCTTGCTGTTCGGCGGTATATCTTAAACATACCGGAAGTTGTGTCTTCATTTTTCATGGTATTTTGTCTCCAAACTATGGAAGAGTTCCAGTGTCATATTTGTGCGGATAGATTTTGTGttgaaaataactttaaatttGAATTGAACAATAAACATCTGTTTTTCTGGTCTGTTGTTGATCCTGGCTGGAGTTTGCATGCTCCATTCTTTCATAATATTCAAGGTGCTATCTGTGGAACCTTGTACATCAGTTGCTTCACGATTTGCAGAAAAAATGTTACATGGAATGttgcccataaaaaaaaaaaaatgtttcatggaatgttcccaaaaaaaaaaaaaaacaatgtttCATGGAATGTATATCTTGTGGTTAGCATTGATTCTATTCCTCCCTTTCCCAACAAATAATGGGTTAAGAGATTCCTCAACAATgcttacattaaatatttggaGTTTGTTAGTCTGTTTGAACTGTTATATGGTTCTTGGAGTTCGGGAACTCCTAAATTTCATGGTATGAATGTTATTCTCTCTGAAACTGGGgcaatgtttttattttctttctgtaATTGATGAAGTGTGGTTGGGCAGTTAATCTGTGCACCACAAAGTTGTACATTTTTTAAGTACAAAGTTGAAGTTTTATCACCTTTAGGAATTCAGACTTGATGAAATCACCTCTTTTTGATAAACTAATTTAGTGCGTATACAACATAAATTGTGATGTTATTCCCTGAAAGTCTTGGTGATGTCCGTTTTGTGGCTGACAATCTTGAAAATCATGAAAGGAAAGATTGGATAACTTATATCATGTTCCTTGGTTGAATTGAGAGGACCTTCAACAATGCTTGCATTGGATTTTTGGAGTTTGTAAGATTATTGAACTATTAGTGGTTGGAGTTTGCACGCTCCATTTCTTTCATAATATTTGAGGTGTTATCTGTGGAACCTTGTACGTCAGTTGCTTCACGATTTGCAGAAAAATGTTACATGGAATGttatccataaaaaaaaaaagataaaaaaaaaaattcatggaaTGTATATCTTGTGGTTAGCATTGATTCTATTCCTCCCTTTCCCAACAAATAATGGGTTAAGAGATTCCTCAGCAATgcttacattaaatatttggaGTTTGTTAGTCTGT
Coding sequences within it:
- the LOC122280855 gene encoding uncharacterized protein LOC122280855; the encoded protein is MVGRDQRKGLSMAGTSTTTVIIPSSLFLKTRSLFHHYQSSCSSFKFDIEKRALGRCSAKKKLGFMDQILDYIEGGPKLRKWYGAPEILPKDASIVEEDDQLEEEEEVRDAVLVTDGDSEIGQMVILSLIVKRTRVKALVKDKRAALEAFGTYVESMSGDASDRPFLKRALRGVRTIICPNEGFLSNVGGLKGVQHVILLSQLSAYRGAGGVQALMKSNARKLAEQDESMLRTSGIPYTIIRAGSLQSTPGGQQGFSFEEGSAARGNLSKEDAAFICVEAVEAVPQRGFMFEVINGDEKVSDWQNRLANLMEKADQQLQ